The sequence AGAGTTTCTTCTCTAGTTCTTGAATCTCTTCAAGGTACTCCAGATTTACATTGCTGAAATCTTGAACCACCTCTCCATATATGTGAACCTTTTCGTTCCTAATGACCCTGCCAATTACCCTAACCGTTTGTCCAATTTTGGGCAAGATGTTTTCCTCACATTCAATGGCTATAACTCCAGTTCCGTCATCAAGCCAAAAGATATAGTCTATTTTGTCAACTTTAACAACCTTGCCGACCAGTGAAACTCTAACATCTTCCGGAGTTATCTCTGCAATTTTCTTTTCAACCGCAGGTTTTCTTCTCCTAATTTGAGGAACTTCTTCCATCTCACTCTACCTCCTTCAAGAGCTCTCTCCTGACTCTTTCAATTTCTCTTTCATACTCAACCTCATCCCATGAGGATGCTTTCAATATAAGCCCCAAGAATCTGTCCTCAACGACGTTTCCCCTGACGATTATCTCTTTTCCGAGAACATGGTAGAACTCTTCTTCTGCAAGCTTTCTTCCGGCTTCCCTCATAGTTAAGCCAGTATTTACAAGCTCTTTAAGCTTCTCGCTAATATCTTCCGGCTCAGCTCCGAGAATCTCCACTACATCGTCTCCAAAGAGGGTAACCCTTATGTAGCCTGTCGAGTCATCGAGACCAAAGTCCAGTATGGTGGCTTTTATAGGTTTAACCTCACCGTGCTCTATACACACCCATGTCTCCGTTGCCGGATCATAGTCAACTTTTCTCCTGCACTGAGGACATGCATCGTATGCTATAACCCTGTAAAGCTTCGCTATTGTACCCCTAACTTCAACGAACTTTTCTCCACCCATCAAGTCCCCTATGTTTTTTCTCGTGTAGTTGTAGCTCCTAACCTCCTCAATTGGTGGGATTTCCTTAACCCTTGGATCTTCGGGATTTATTATAACTCTGCTCCTGAAGTTAACATGAAGCTCTGGAAGGCCTCTAAGACTTTCTCTCACATCCGCATTTATAATTTTGATCACTGTACCGGGCTGGATCTCATTATAATACTTTGCGATCTCAGAATCCCACAAAACAACCCTTGCCCTTCCAGTGTTGTCGTAGATTAAAAGAGCAGCAACCCTTCCTGTTGAGCCATCCCTCTTAGTGTATTCTCTAACAGGATACTTGCGCAAAACCCTACCAACTACGTTTATGTTCCTCATTCCAGGAACTAAATCGGCAATATGGATCAGAGCAGGCTCTTCCTCCTCGGTTTCTACTCCAAGCTGTTCTGCCAAAAGAAGTGCGGCTGCGTGTTCAGAGATTTCATTAGTCTGAGCTATCTCCTTGATTTTACGCTCTATTTCCTTTAGACTCATACCCGTTTTTTTCCTTATCCTATCCACAATCTCCTCTTTCGTTATAACCGTCATATACACTCACCTGAATAGTAATTCGCAGAGCAGGTATTTAAAGTTTTTGAATCTTTAATAAACCCTTAAAATTTCTTCATAGTGCAGAAAAAGAAAAACGAGCGGTATAAGAAATTACTACTCCACGTTTTTCTCTTCTTGTTGCTTCTCTATTTTTGCTATTAAGTCGGAATATTCGGCATGAACAACCTTTTTGAAGGCTTCCTTTATTATCAAGGGGTCGTTTTCTGGGAATCCATAAAGCTCTGCAAACTTCTGGGTTGTTCCAAGGATTTTAGTCCTCTCATACGGCTCTGCATAGATAAGACCCATTTCTAACAGGCGTTTTATGTGTTCATAGGCTTGGCTTCCCCTGAGCTTTACCAGTTTGCTCTGCTCTATTGGCTGTAGATAAGCTATCAAAGCAAGAGTTTTGAGCTCTCCAGTTCTCAGATCTGGCCTTGGCATGAGGTGAATAACCCTTTGGGAGTATTCTTGTTTAACCTGCATCACATATTTATCACCGAGAACCCTTACAACTTCTATGGCACTTTTCCTCTCGGCATATTCAGCCGCTATAAGTTCAATAAGCTTTTCAAGATAGTCGAGGGATTTAATTCCAAGGGCTTTAGATAGCTCTTTAAGGCTTAAAGGTCGTCCCGCAACAAACAGGGCAGCCTCCACCAAGGCCTTATCCTCTATTAATCCCATAATCATCACCTAAGGACAGTTTTCGGATTAACACATTATTGTCTTTTCTGTTTTATATCGCTTTCGATCCTTCCATTACTTTTCATAGAAGATTTCATAGTGCTGGACGTACTTCTCTTTCTCCAGAAGGAACTCGTCGTCCTCGGGATAGTATTTGGCCAGCTCAGGGTTTTCACCCGCGAACTTCTTGATGGAGTCCCATGAATCCCATATCGTCACGAGCAAGAAGTGAATCTCTTTCTCCTCGTCCCTCCTCGTGAAGTAGAGCTTCAAAAGTCCATCAACAGAACTGTAATCTGGAACTGCCCGCTCTATCAAAAAGCGCTCGTAGGCATCTCCTTTCTCCCTCGGCACGCGCCCGTGCCATAGCCTCATGATTGCCATATTAACACCTCATTACTCTCGGAGTTTGGGTTTATAAAAAGTTATCTCACTTTTTTAGTGTCCACCATGCACTCTTAAAGAAGCTTATGAGTCCAATCAAAGCCCCAAAGAGCCATAGAGCCACAATTATTAAGTACTTCAGCTCGTGGATGAAAAGCTTCAGGGTGGAGAAGGCAACTCCCGAGATAATCCAAACGAGTGAGAGCATAACCAATCCATTCAAGGAGGGAGCAACAATACGCTCAACTTCCACCCCTCTCGATTTCTTGAGCGATCTGTAGAGGAGATAGAACGTGAGAGCGTAGAGGAACCAGATAAAGGCCTGAGCTCCAAGCCCCGGTATTGCTTCCCTCTTTATTCCCAGGCCAAGGACAATGTAATAGACCAAAAGGAGGGGAATAAGAACCCTTAGCTCTTTCAACGTGGGAAGGAGGTCGTCCAGGTTTTCTCCTTCATAGTGCTTTCTCCACCACCATATGAGAAGAAGGATTACGGTTAATGTTGATGCTAGAGACAGGAAGGAGTGGAGCGGTGAGGGAGAGTTTGAGCTCTCCAGGGCCCCGAGAATGATGGCAAAGAGAAGGGGCCGCTTTAAGACGAATTCGGGAAGTAGCTTTCTCCTTGAGGTCAGCAGTTCGGCAGCTCCAACGGGGATCATGAAGGACATGAACGGGTGCCAGAAAAACACAACAACGAGAAGCTCAAGGACGCTGATTCCTCCCACCTGAATAGGAGACTCCCAGTCCGGGTTCCAGATTATCTTGGTGATGTATGCCTCGTAAAGGCCGAAGATGATGCCCACCAAATAGAGAGTCTCAAAGCGTGGCCTGCCAAAACGGTAGACTATGGAAGCAAGAACGAGCGTGTGGAGGCCGTATAGGGGAAGGATAACGAGAACCCCCCAGGGAGAGAAGAAAGGGTAGAGCGTGGAGCCTATCGCCACCTCACCGAAGAGCGCCGAAAGGGAAGCGATGATGAACCAGAAGACGTACCTTTTTGGCAGCCTCATTTTAGCCCCTCCTCATGTGGGTTTGGGAATATTTTAAATATCCTCCTTACAGCACAGCAGAAAATGGAAATCCCAACGGCAACACCCGGAACCCAGGAGACGACCACCAGAGGCACAGATTTTGGGAGTAAGTAGGCGACAAACGCAACCACAAATCCAAAGGACGCAAAAATTTCCCGTGGAACCTCTTGCGGAACGTTTGCCACTTCCGAATGGGGTGATTTGACGTCAAAGTAGAGGAGGGCTCCGAAGAACGCGTACAGAACCCACACACCGGCCTGCTCTTCCAGCTGGGGTATACCCTCGGGGAACAAGTAGATACCGAGCAGAGCGTACATCAGGAGGAAGAAGGGAAAAACAACTGAAATCTCTCTTTTTGTGGGCAGAAGCTCCCGAAGGCTGAAATTAAGGCCCTTTCTCCTCCAGAGCCAGATTGAGAGAAGGATAGGAATCCACGAGGCCGATGGAGAGAGGAGAGAGACCATTTTTGAGGGCGAATTAACGGCCTGGTTTATCGCACAGAAGAGCACGAAGAGAACAAAAATTACATACAGAATTCTCTTGTTCCCAAGATACCGTGAAATCCACCCCGGAATGCCAGTGACCACCTCGTTGGAGGATATGAGGTAGCTTTCCGCGATGAGAATAGGAAGAGCGAATGACATCAAGGGGTGCCAGAGGAAGATGAGCAGGAGGAAGGGAATCACCGAGATTCCGAGGAACTTTGGCTCCGCTCCCCACCCGGGGCTCCAGAGCATCTTGGTTCCGTAGGCCTCGAAGAGCCCGAAGACTTGGCCTGCAAGGAAGAGGGTGTAGAGGTCAACCTTCCGCTTTTGAAAGGCTACGTAGGCGAAAACCAACATGTTCAGGGTGTAGAAGGGGTAAGTCACAAGGAGGCCAGGGAGAGTGAAGAATGGGAAGGGCGTTGAGGCCGTCACGACCTCTGCAAAGTAAGTGGATAAAGCCCCGAGGATAAGCCAGAAAAGATACTTTCGAAACTTTTTCACCAAAATCCCTCACAGGTAGTGACTTAGCACGAATATTACAAAGCCGATTGCGATTATCCCGAGCAGGAGGGCTATCACCGTTTCGAGCTTTGAATAATCCCTAACTTCCCCGGCTTCGCCCTGGTATCTTTCGGTCTTCTCCTTCGCCAGCATCCCGGAGCGCTTTACCGTTATCTGATCGGGCATCACGCGAACCATACACAGGCACCGGTTTCGTTCTACACTTCGAAAGTATTTTAGGGTTTCGGAATTTGCTAAGGCTGATTCTTTCGCGCTCAATCAAAGCCCTTGTAAAGAATTCAAACTCCAGCCTCGTCTATGAGGTAAAGCAACGCCGCCCTCTGGAAGGTCGGGATGAAGGGTATCGTCACGAGGATGCCCTTTAGGACGCCCTTCTCCTCGTATATCATAAGGGACTCCCTGGAATCGAGGATGAGAAGGGCTTTGACGGCGTAGGGACCTTCAAACATCAAGTTTATGAAGATGTCCCTGAGATCCTCCTTCCTCTGGAGCCTTCTTTGGTCAACGACCTCAACCCTCATTCCCTCAAGGTACTTCGGCCTCTTTCCTCCGAGGAGAAGGACGGTAACCTCAACCCCTCTCCCGCGGGCGTTCCTTAAAGCCCTCGCCAGCTTCCTGGAAAAGCGCCTGTCCACAAAGGCCGCCATGACCTCCCTTTGTGCCCCCTCGATGAGTTCCTCGGCCTTCCCGCGGATGTTCCACTCCCCCTGGAGGTACCACACGGGATACCACTCCTTCTCCCGCTTCCCCCCGCTCTTGAGGGAGATTATCGCCTCCTCGGCCGACTTTATGTACTCGTCCCTGAGTGCACCTATGACCTTTTCCGGCTCCACCGCGCGGAAGAAGGCCGGCTTCCCCTCACTGAGGTCAACAAAGCCCTTCCTGTGAAGCTCTTTCAGCACCTCGTAGACCTTCGGCCTTGGAACGCCGCTCTCCCTTGCCACTTCGCTTGCCTTTGAGGGGCCGAGGAGCACCAAAGCGGCGTAAACCCTCGCCTCGTAGTCCTTAAGGCCAAGACGCTTGAGATTTTCAACGAGTTTTTCGTCTATCATTGAGCATCACTTTGGGCTTCCTTTTTATCCTTTAACAACCTCGCGAACGCTGAGGAAGAGGGAGGTGGCAAGGGCGAAGGACGACGCAACGAGCAGGAAGTTGACCTTGAACGCCATGGGGAGTGAAAGTGCTGAAAGCACGGCTCCCCCGATGGAGGGTCCAAGGGAAGAACCAACGCTCCTGAAGGTTGTAAAAAGCCCGGTGGATGCACCTAAAACCTCCCTTGGGGCTGAGAAGGTGAGGGTATTGATGACCGCCACGTTGAGGAGTGCCATTCCCGAAGCACCGGCCGCTATCAGGGCTAAAACAACACCAAGACCCATATGAGAGCTCAGCGCCAAAATCAGGTAGGCTATGGATGCAACGGCACCTCCAGCGATACCCATAACTTTAGCCCCAACCCTTACCACGAGCTTTCCCCCAAGGGGAGCTGAGAGCATATACGCCACTACCATCGGAATCATGAGCGAACCGGCCCTGGAGCTCTCCACCCCGTAGCCGTAGGGTTTCGGAGATTGGAAAAGGTACGTCAGGGTCAGGAATATGACCTGGAACGCCACCGCCGCCAGAAAAGCCGCAATCAGGGAGGACGAGATGTTCCTGTCCGATATTGAGAGTGGAATGAGAGGGACCTCGCTCCTCCTCTCATGCATTATGAGGGCAACGGATGAGAGAATGAAAGTCAGGGCAGTAAGGACCGTTTTTTCACTTTTTATTCCCCATTGTGGGCCGTTTGAGATGAGGATGAGAAGCGAAGAGGCAGAGAGTGCAAAAAGCGCCGCTCCCGGCCAGTCAAATTCTTTTTCGGCTTTACCTGCACGGCTTTCCCTGATGGTAACGGCTATCAAGAAGATCAGGATTAGGGAGAATGGAAACACACTCCAGAAAGTCACTCTCCATCCGTAGTGCTCCGCTATGAAACCGCCGAGGGGGAGCGCTATTATGAGGCCAAGGCCGTTCATCGCCGAAATCAGGCCCTGGGCAAAGGGTGCCTTTTCCCTGGGGAACTGCTCCCTAACGAGGGCGTATGCGAGTGGAGCGGTGGCCATTCCGACCCCCTGAAGGGCGCGAAAGGCTATGAAGGCGTGGAAGCTTGGGACAAAGGCGTTGAATAAAACGGCCAGGGTAAAGAAGGATAATGCGGTGATGAGGAGCTTTTTCCTGCCGTATACATCACCGAGCCTTCCGAAGACCATGGCAAAGATCGTCCCTGATAGAAAGTAAACCGCGAGTATCCACGAAGCCTCGGCGGGCGTTACTCCAAACTCCGCCTGGATGCGCGGTATGCTGGGGATGAGCATTGCCTCAGCGTAGAGGACTATGAGGGTCGTAAAAGCTAGTAGAGGTGTTGCCCTTCTCACGTAGCTCTCATCGAACTCCATAGCTACACCTCCGCGGGAAAGACGAGTCCCCTAGTCCCGTCAACCTTAACCCTCATCCCGTCCTTGAGAACCTTAGTTGCGTTTCCAGTGCCCATTACAGCGGGGATGCCGTATTCCCTAGCCACTATCGCCGCGTGGGAAAGAGGACCTCCGGTATCTACAACCACGGCACTCGCAAGCTTGAACAGCGGCGTCCATGCGGGTGTGGTGTAAGGCGCCACGAGTACATCGCCCTTCCTGAGCTTGTGGAACTCATGCGGGCCCCTTATGACCTTCACAGTCCCCTCAGCTATCCCCGGACTTCCCGGGATTCCCACGACCAGGGCGTTTTCGGCCACTTCCCTCGTCTCAAGAAGAAGCCTCGGGTCTATGAAGGGAACGTCCCTAAGCTCCTCCCACCGTTTCTTTCTCCTTTTAACCTTCTCCGCTATGACCTCCGGTTCTTCATCGAGCTCATCAACCGTCAGGTAAAAGACGTCCGCTGGCTCCTCCAGCGCCCCCTCCCCTACAAGAAGCTCCCCTGCCATTCTAAGGAGCTTCTTCATGACCGGGATTGATGCCATTGCGTAGAACCTCGTGTCCTCGCGGAGCTTGTGCAGAACGCGGGCGTTTTCGAGGCTCCTGACGAAGGAACCCCTGAAGGGACGTTTTCCGAGAAATGAGCTGGACAGGACTCCCTCAAGGGCTTTCTCAAACCTGCAAGGTTTCTTTTCCATCGATCCAGCCGACAACAGTCCCTTGATTATGCCAATAACTATCTCGGGCCTCTCGCTCCACGTGCCGTGCGAGAGCATTGCGGAGCCAGCCGCTTCCCTGTGGCCGTACTTTTCGAGGAACCCGCGGAACTTCTCCAAAAACTCAGCGCCAGCGGGAATTCCCGGGAGAAGCTTGAGGATCTCTTCCGGTTCATGATTCTCAAAGAGCTCCCTCAGCTCTGGCGTTTCTCTCACGAATTCCGCCAGCCCTTCAAGCTCCCTGTTGGTCTCGATCACCTTGGTCTCAACGCAGGTAAATAAGAGCTGATGGGAATAAGAATCCCTGCGGGCGAGCTTAAGCATAAGGCGAACCTTCAGGTAGGAGAGCAGGATCCCCGGCAGGTATCTCTTCCTGAGCTCGCCGATGAGGGAAAGGTTATCGAGAAGACCTTCGATAGCCGATTTTATCTCCTCTCTGCTCGAGACTTCATCGGCAGTTGCTTTTATTTTTTCCAACCTAGAGAGGTACTCCCTAAGCAAGGGATCGCTTTCCCAGGCAGAGGGTTTGTACTTCAGCGCCAGGCGAATAGCTTTAAACGGGGCCAAGAGAATCCCTGGCCTCGGCCTCACGGAAAAGCCCGGGTTAACCTTCACGGGAATCCCGTCCTCCACGATAAATATCTCGTCGATAGCCGGGACTCCGAGACCGAAGTACCTCGCCACCCTGCCAACGGCATTCGAGAAGAGGGCCCTTATCCACTCGAGGTCCATTGGGAGGGGCCTCTCCGGCACTATCTCGGCGAGCGTCCTTATCAAGGTTTTTGCAAGTCTTCCCATCTCCGGAAGCGGTTCTGGGAGGGTTGTTATGGGACGGGCCTGGAGGATGAAGATTTTTCCTCCTTCGATGGCCCACTCGATGTCCTGGGGCCTTCCGAAGTGCTCCTGAATCTTGAGACCGAGGGAAGCGAGCCTCTTAAGGTCTTTTTCAGAGAGCACGAATTCTCGCCCTCTTTTCGAAATTCCCCTCATTCCGGGCCGCTTTTCGACCACTTTCCACCCAAAGCGGGTCTTTCTGAGGACGTAGTGGTCAGGTGTTACGGTTCCGGATACGATAGCCTCACCAAGACCGGGGCTCGCGTTTATAACGACCTCGTCTATCCTTCCCGTCACGGGATTTGCGGTGAACATGACACCGGAAACCTCGGCGTTTACCATTCTCTGGACGACGACGGCCATCTTCACGGTTTCGTGGGGTATTCCCATCTTCTCACGGTACTCTATCGCCCTATCACTCCACAGTGATGCCCAGCACCCCTTCACTGCCTTAAGAAGCTCTTCCTCCCCTTTCACGTTGAGAAAAGTCTCGTGCTGGCCTGCAAATGCTGCACCCGGAAGGTCTTCGGCAGTGGCCGAAGAGCGGACTGCAACACTCCCAAGATTCATCTCACGGTAGGTACTCACTATCTCCTCAGCCACCTCACGGGGAATTTTGGCCCTCAAAAACGCTTCCCTTATTCTTTTCCCGTTGGGCGGGTTCTCTTTTAGAGCTTCGCGGATTATTCCATCCAGTCCGTTGATTTTGAGAAAAGCGTCGTAGGCCTTAGTCGTGACCACAAAACCCTCTGGCACTGGAAGGCCGGCTCTCACCAACTCCCCCAGAGATGCTCCTTTCCCACCAGCCAGACCAATATCGGCCTTTTGAAGCTCGCTGAGGACTTTAACGTACTCCATGGTTTCACCCTTCAAGCGGTGAGCGTTTGTTAAGATAAAAAGTTTGTGTAACTTAAGTAGTTACAACATCCTTTTATCCTTTTCCCACAATTGATCTTTGGTGGTGAGATGAGCCTCAAGGCCAAGCTCGCGAGGAAGTTCGTCTACGCGGTCTTCCCGGACGTGAGGAGGTACACAAGCATTAAGCCGGCCTTTGAGAATTCCCCTAACTCTCCAGAGGGTCGGCTGGTGCCCGAGGTGGTTGCGTTATACGGAAAGCCCGGAGTGCATATCCTCAAGATGGTACTCGTTCTTCCATACCTTGTGGGCACGGCTTACTACGCCCGAAAGAGCGTGACGAGCGTACGGAAGAACCCGGGAAATGGCAAAAAGACCGCCCCGCCGGAGTTCTTCGAGGAGCTTGAGAGCTATGCAAAATCACTCGGCGTTCTGAAGGTCGGCTACACGAAACTTACTCCGGAGCTGGTCTTCTCCAACAGGGCTGTGCTCTTCGAGAACGCGATAGTGCTCATAGGTGAGATGAGAAAGGGGGAGATAGCGAAGGCGCCCGGCATTAGAGCCGGAATCGAGGTGTGGAGAACCTACTACCGCTTAACCCGGGCGGCCTACAAGATAGCGGAGTTTTTAAGGGAGAGGGGCTACAACGCCCAGCCCGACCCGGCAGTTGGCGGGAGCACGAACTTTCCGCTTCTGGCCCAGAAAGCTGGTCTCGGCCACATAGGCAAGCACGGGCTTTTGATAACCCCTGAAAACGGGCCGAGCGTGAGGATAGGGGCCGTTTACACCGATCTGGAGCTTCCCTACACCGACGAGCGCGTTTGGGAATACGAGTGGATTCCGGACTTCTGCGACCGTTGCAACGCGTGCGTTAGGGCCTGCCCTGCCCAGGCGATATACATCACGCCGAAGAGGGAAAACAGCCGGGAGGTGCACATAGACTACAAAAAGTGTGCCGTCGTCTTCTCAAGAACCCTCGGCTGCTCTGTCTGTGTAAAGGAGTGCACTTTCACGAAGGGGAGCTATGGGAAAATAAAGGGAGCCTACGAAAAGATTGCCAAAAAAGAAAAAGAGCTTGGAAAATGAAAGGGCTTCTTCGTTTGTCGTCATTTCCTAGGGAACCTACTTCCCTTGTATTCTTCGTTTATCGTCATCCCCGGCCAGTCGAGGACTCCCACGCTGGCCCTGTGTATCGCTTCTCTATGGTCGAACTTACCGTCGATTCCTATGAGCTTCACAAAGGCCACCTGACTCTCCTCGCCCGTCGTCGGCTCCCTCAAGGTCAGAACCTCTATGATGAGCCTGTCGAGGGAGAAGTGGGGTATGTAGTAGGGGATGACACTCCTTCCACTTGCGTCCCTTGGCCCGCTTGAGATTATCAGAACCTGCGGCTCTTCAGCGCCCATTCTCGTAGTCTTGCCGAGCTTGATGACTATCTTTATCTCAATGGTTATTGGCCCAACTTTTGATGGCCCCAAGGGGTCGTAGGGGCCGGGTGAACCTGTGCTCTCGTTTACCATCAGCGGGGGAACATCAATCGGGTTGTAGGGCCCGGGTGAGCCGTAGGTGTCGTTGTAGACTCCCTGGAGGAACGGACTGTAGGGCCCTGGGAACATCGGCGTGGTGTTGCCCCCTTGTCCTATCCTCATTGGATAACCCCACGGGGAGTTCTCAAACTTCCCCGAGGTTCTCTCCGGGTTGGGGAACGTTGGTGAGGGCTTGAGGAGGTCCTCTATAGTTTTACCTATGTCCACGTGGACAAAGTGTGGGCCCGCGGGGATTATCTCGTCAATCAGAGCAACTTCGGGGGTTACGGTGACGTTTACGGCTATTACCGAGTAGTTGCCCGGTTCAAGGTAGCTCTCCTCCGGCTGGCGGTAGACGATGTACGGGGGTATTTCAGTATCCCAGGGCTTGTCTCCCTCGGGTTCCACGATGAGCATGCTCTCCGGGTCTGGGATGAGCCAGTCGTCCGGTGGGTATCCGCAGTCGCTCCTAACAGTCCCAAAGTCTATGATGACACGGTCGTGGTCTACCTTAGGCCTTACCCTCCTGCACGTCTCGCCTTTCGCGTAGGGAATGTAGAGAACGGCCTCACCATCTAGGGGCGGGAGCTCGAAGTCCCCACCGCCCATGTCCGCCCTGTGGATGACTTCCCCCGTTCTCGGGTCGATGACTATCGCCATGTTGAAGTCCTTGGGGGCTATTGAGTACG comes from Thermococcus alcaliphilus and encodes:
- a CDS encoding replication protein RepA, coding for MEEVPQIRRRKPAVEKKIAEITPEDVRVSLVGKVVKVDKIDYIFWLDDGTGVIAIECEENILPKIGQTVRVIGRVIRNEKVHIYGEVVQDFSNVNLEYLEEIQELEKKLLPKLENALVWWLE
- a CDS encoding OB-fold nucleic acid binding domain-containing protein, with the translated sequence MTVITKEEIVDRIRKKTGMSLKEIERKIKEIAQTNEISEHAAALLLAEQLGVETEEEEPALIHIADLVPGMRNINVVGRVLRKYPVREYTKRDGSTGRVAALLIYDNTGRARVVLWDSEIAKYYNEIQPGTVIKIINADVRESLRGLPELHVNFRSRVIINPEDPRVKEIPPIEEVRSYNYTRKNIGDLMGGEKFVEVRGTIAKLYRVIAYDACPQCRRKVDYDPATETWVCIEHGEVKPIKATILDFGLDDSTGYIRVTLFGDDVVEILGAEPEDISEKLKELVNTGLTMREAGRKLAEEEFYHVLGKEIIVRGNVVEDRFLGLILKASSWDEVEYEREIERVRRELLKEVE
- the scpB gene encoding SMC-Scp complex subunit ScpB, which translates into the protein MGLIEDKALVEAALFVAGRPLSLKELSKALGIKSLDYLEKLIELIAAEYAERKSAIEVVRVLGDKYVMQVKQEYSQRVIHLMPRPDLRTGELKTLALIAYLQPIEQSKLVKLRGSQAYEHIKRLLEMGLIYAEPYERTKILGTTQKFAELYGFPENDPLIIKEAFKKVVHAEYSDLIAKIEKQQEEKNVE
- a CDS encoding antibiotic biosynthesis monooxygenase, with the translated sequence MAIMRLWHGRVPREKGDAYERFLIERAVPDYSSVDGLLKLYFTRRDEEKEIHFLLVTIWDSWDSIKKFAGENPELAKYYPEDDEFLLEKEKYVQHYEIFYEK
- a CDS encoding TrmB family transcriptional regulator, coding for MIDEKLVENLKRLGLKDYEARVYAALVLLGPSKASEVARESGVPRPKVYEVLKELHRKGFVDLSEGKPAFFRAVEPEKVIGALRDEYIKSAEEAIISLKSGGKREKEWYPVWYLQGEWNIRGKAEELIEGAQREVMAAFVDRRFSRKLARALRNARGRGVEVTVLLLGGKRPKYLEGMRVEVVDQRRLQRKEDLRDIFINLMFEGPYAVKALLILDSRESLMIYEEKGVLKGILVTIPFIPTFQRAALLYLIDEAGV
- a CDS encoding MFS transporter, producing the protein MEFDESYVRRATPLLAFTTLIVLYAEAMLIPSIPRIQAEFGVTPAEASWILAVYFLSGTIFAMVFGRLGDVYGRKKLLITALSFFTLAVLFNAFVPSFHAFIAFRALQGVGMATAPLAYALVREQFPREKAPFAQGLISAMNGLGLIIALPLGGFIAEHYGWRVTFWSVFPFSLILIFLIAVTIRESRAGKAEKEFDWPGAALFALSASSLLILISNGPQWGIKSEKTVLTALTFILSSVALIMHERRSEVPLIPLSISDRNISSSLIAAFLAAVAFQVIFLTLTYLFQSPKPYGYGVESSRAGSLMIPMVVAYMLSAPLGGKLVVRVGAKVMGIAGGAVASIAYLILALSSHMGLGVVLALIAAGASGMALLNVAVINTLTFSAPREVLGASTGLFTTFRSVGSSLGPSIGGAVLSALSLPMAFKVNFLLVASSFALATSLFLSVREVVKG
- a CDS encoding PEP/pyruvate-binding domain-containing protein codes for the protein MEYVKVLSELQKADIGLAGGKGASLGELVRAGLPVPEGFVVTTKAYDAFLKINGLDGIIREALKENPPNGKRIREAFLRAKIPREVAEEIVSTYREMNLGSVAVRSSATAEDLPGAAFAGQHETFLNVKGEEELLKAVKGCWASLWSDRAIEYREKMGIPHETVKMAVVVQRMVNAEVSGVMFTANPVTGRIDEVVINASPGLGEAIVSGTVTPDHYVLRKTRFGWKVVEKRPGMRGISKRGREFVLSEKDLKRLASLGLKIQEHFGRPQDIEWAIEGGKIFILQARPITTLPEPLPEMGRLAKTLIRTLAEIVPERPLPMDLEWIRALFSNAVGRVARYFGLGVPAIDEIFIVEDGIPVKVNPGFSVRPRPGILLAPFKAIRLALKYKPSAWESDPLLREYLSRLEKIKATADEVSSREEIKSAIEGLLDNLSLIGELRKRYLPGILLSYLKVRLMLKLARRDSYSHQLLFTCVETKVIETNRELEGLAEFVRETPELRELFENHEPEEILKLLPGIPAGAEFLEKFRGFLEKYGHREAAGSAMLSHGTWSERPEIVIGIIKGLLSAGSMEKKPCRFEKALEGVLSSSFLGKRPFRGSFVRSLENARVLHKLREDTRFYAMASIPVMKKLLRMAGELLVGEGALEEPADVFYLTVDELDEEPEVIAEKVKRRKKRWEELRDVPFIDPRLLLETREVAENALVVGIPGSPGIAEGTVKVIRGPHEFHKLRKGDVLVAPYTTPAWTPLFKLASAVVVDTGGPLSHAAIVAREYGIPAVMGTGNATKVLKDGMRVKVDGTRGLVFPAEV
- a CDS encoding 4Fe-4S dicluster domain-containing protein, which gives rise to MSLKAKLARKFVYAVFPDVRRYTSIKPAFENSPNSPEGRLVPEVVALYGKPGVHILKMVLVLPYLVGTAYYARKSVTSVRKNPGNGKKTAPPEFFEELESYAKSLGVLKVGYTKLTPELVFSNRAVLFENAIVLIGEMRKGEIAKAPGIRAGIEVWRTYYRLTRAAYKIAEFLRERGYNAQPDPAVGGSTNFPLLAQKAGLGHIGKHGLLITPENGPSVRIGAVYTDLELPYTDERVWEYEWIPDFCDRCNACVRACPAQAIYITPKRENSREVHIDYKKCAVVFSRTLGCSVCVKECTFTKGSYGKIKGAYEKIAKKEKELGK